The following coding sequences lie in one Ostrea edulis chromosome 8, xbOstEdul1.1, whole genome shotgun sequence genomic window:
- the LOC125662168 gene encoding uncharacterized protein LOC125662168: MAPDIEKAPDIKMSPDIKVTPDIKMSPDIKVTPDIKVTPDIKVFSDIKVSPDIKVAPDIKVFSDIKVAPDIKVASDIKVSPDIKVFSDIKVAPDIKVAPDIKVSPDIKVTSDIKVAPDIKPSVNADHTNTAVDSEDK, encoded by the exons ATGGCTCCTGATATTGAAAAGGCTCCTGATATTAAGATGAGTCCTGATATTAAGGTGACTCCTGATATTAAGATGAGTCCTGATATTAAGGTGACTCCTGATATTAAGGTGACTCCTGATATTAAGGTGTTTTCCGATATTAAG GTGAGTCCTGATATTAAGGTGGCTCCTGATATTAAGGTGTTTTCTGATATTAAGGTGGCTCCTGATATCAAGGTGGCTTCTGATATTAAGGTGAGTCCTGATATTAAGGTGTTTTCTGATATTAAGGTGGCTCCTGATATTAAG GTGGCTCCTGATATTAAGGTGAGTCCTGATATTAAGGTGACTTCTGATATTAAGGTGGCTCCTGATATTAAG CCCTCTGTCAATGCCGACCATACAAATACTGCTGTCGACTCGGAAGACAAATAA